In one Tessaracoccus palaemonis genomic region, the following are encoded:
- a CDS encoding WhiB family transcriptional regulator encodes MTTTDTATPCVTYSDIYLHPLLDESASPSTRGDRREQAMLRSQAEKLCSGCPLLAQCLTDAVSKYDVSGFVAGTTKRQRQEIRARLGVNVTPDDLDTFAGVNSGRQFDRYEIHRMRMANPDQPLSVIASKVGCSVSTVKRHLRRIEEENGVVRPRTRVTPAPAEIMAVAAEVKAGVARKVEAA; translated from the coding sequence ATGACAACGACGGACACGGCCACCCCCTGCGTCACCTACTCGGACATCTACCTCCACCCCCTCCTCGACGAGAGCGCCAGCCCGTCAACCAGGGGTGACCGTCGGGAGCAGGCGATGCTCCGCTCCCAGGCCGAGAAGCTCTGTTCCGGATGCCCGCTGCTTGCCCAGTGCCTCACCGATGCGGTCAGCAAGTACGACGTCTCCGGTTTCGTGGCGGGCACCACCAAGCGACAGCGCCAGGAGATCCGGGCACGGCTCGGCGTCAACGTCACGCCGGACGACCTGGACACGTTCGCCGGCGTCAACTCGGGTCGTCAGTTCGACCGCTACGAGATCCACCGCATGCGGATGGCCAATCCCGACCAGCCCCTGAGCGTCATCGCGTCGAAGGTCGGCTGCTCGGTGTCCACCGTCAAGCGGCACCTGCGACGCATCGAGGAAGAGAACGGCGTGGTTCGCCCCCGGACCCGCGTCACCCCCGCCCCGGCGGAGATCATGGCCGTCGCAGCCGAGGTCAAGGCAGGAGTCGCCCGCAAGGTCGAGGCCGCCTGA
- the argG gene encoding argininosuccinate synthase — MSKVLTSLPVGERVGIAFSGGLDTSVAVAWMREAGAVPCTYTADIGQYDEPDIASVPGRALQYGAELSRLVDCRPQLVEEGLSALACGAFHIRSAGRAYFNTTPIGRAVTGTMLVRAMAEDDVFIWGDGSTYKGNDIERFYRYGLMANPQLRIYKPWLDEDFVTQLGGRDEMSQWLTERDLPYRDSKEKAYSTDANIWGATHEAKTLEELSVSLETVEPIMGVKYWDPSVSIETEDVTIAFELGRPVAINGKRFDDAVALVMEANGIGGRHGLGMSDQIENRIIEAKSRGIYEAPGMALLWIAYERLLSAIHNEDTLANYRSEGLRLGRLLYEGRWLDPQSLMLRESLQRWVASAVTGDVTLRLRRGDDYTILDTRGPNLSYQPEKLSMERVEDSAFGPVDRIGQLTMRNLDIADSREKLELYAAQGTLGGAQAELFGTIDKGQSKAIAETIAASATEDMDAAGLRSAFDAGTD; from the coding sequence GTGTCCAAAGTCTTGACTTCACTTCCGGTCGGCGAGCGCGTCGGCATCGCATTCTCGGGTGGTCTGGACACCTCGGTGGCAGTCGCGTGGATGCGCGAGGCCGGCGCGGTGCCCTGCACCTACACCGCAGACATCGGCCAGTACGACGAGCCCGACATCGCGTCGGTGCCCGGCCGCGCCCTGCAGTACGGCGCCGAGCTGTCCCGCCTGGTCGACTGCCGCCCGCAGCTCGTCGAGGAGGGCCTCTCCGCCCTGGCGTGCGGCGCCTTCCACATCCGGTCGGCGGGCCGCGCCTACTTCAACACCACGCCGATCGGCCGCGCCGTCACCGGCACGATGCTGGTGCGCGCCATGGCCGAGGACGACGTCTTCATCTGGGGCGACGGGTCCACCTACAAGGGCAACGACATCGAGCGGTTCTACCGCTACGGCCTGATGGCGAACCCGCAGCTGCGCATCTACAAGCCATGGCTCGACGAGGACTTCGTCACGCAGCTCGGCGGCCGCGACGAGATGAGCCAGTGGCTCACCGAGCGCGACCTCCCCTACCGCGACTCCAAGGAGAAGGCGTACTCGACCGACGCGAACATCTGGGGCGCGACACACGAGGCCAAAACCCTCGAGGAGCTCAGCGTCTCCCTCGAGACCGTCGAGCCGATCATGGGCGTCAAGTACTGGGACCCGTCGGTCAGCATCGAGACCGAGGACGTCACCATCGCGTTCGAGCTCGGCCGCCCGGTGGCCATCAACGGCAAGCGCTTCGACGACGCCGTCGCCCTGGTCATGGAGGCCAACGGCATCGGTGGGCGCCACGGCCTCGGCATGAGCGACCAGATCGAGAACCGCATCATCGAGGCCAAGTCCCGCGGCATCTACGAGGCGCCCGGCATGGCCCTGCTGTGGATCGCCTACGAGCGCCTGCTGTCGGCCATCCACAACGAGGACACGCTCGCGAACTACCGCTCCGAAGGCCTGCGCCTCGGCCGTCTGCTCTACGAAGGCCGCTGGCTCGACCCGCAGTCCCTGATGCTGCGCGAGTCCCTGCAGCGCTGGGTCGCCTCCGCCGTCACCGGCGACGTCACGCTGCGCCTGCGTCGCGGCGACGACTACACCATCCTCGACACCCGCGGCCCCAACCTCTCCTACCAGCCGGAGAAGCTGTCCATGGAGCGCGTCGAGGACTCCGCGTTCGGCCCCGTCGACCGCATCGGCCAGCTGACGATGCGCAACCTCGACATCGCCGACTCCCGCGAGAAGCTCGAGCTGTACGCGGCCCAGGGCACCCTCGGCGGTGCCCAGGCCGAGCTGTTCGGCACGATCGACAAGGGGCAGTCCAAGGCGATCGCCGAGACCATCGCCGCATCGGCCACCGAGGACATGGACGCGGCCGGACTGCGCTCCGCCTTCGACGCCGGCACCGACTGA
- a CDS encoding ABC transporter permease has product MSLAQIAQEAGLPRVGARPPLFRYLGEVWQRREFIATMARFRMRSEVEGNRLGVVWIVLRPLLNALIYGLIFGLLQGNSRPEGYAAYVVVGVFIFEFFTGCFNDGSKSISGNRNLVQSLNFPRMTLPLATVVQRFLSLCITLVVLVPILAIFGHYPRWEWLLMIPLLALYTLFNTGIAFITARLTVHVADLTQLLPFVSRIIFYTSGVLFNVKTILEHHHAILALYDYHPIYQVLQISRSILVESGSYPLHYWPMLAGISVATLVVGVLFFWSAEERYGRD; this is encoded by the coding sequence GTGTCTTTGGCGCAGATCGCCCAGGAAGCTGGGCTGCCCAGGGTCGGTGCCCGACCACCGCTTTTCCGCTATCTCGGCGAGGTGTGGCAGCGTCGCGAGTTCATCGCCACCATGGCCCGCTTCCGGATGCGCTCCGAGGTCGAGGGAAACCGCCTCGGAGTCGTCTGGATCGTCCTGCGGCCGCTGCTGAACGCCCTGATCTACGGCCTGATCTTCGGCCTGCTGCAGGGCAACAGCCGGCCTGAGGGGTACGCGGCCTACGTCGTGGTCGGCGTCTTCATCTTCGAGTTCTTCACTGGCTGCTTCAACGACGGGTCGAAGTCGATCTCCGGCAACCGCAACCTCGTGCAGTCGCTGAACTTCCCGCGCATGACCCTGCCTCTCGCGACGGTCGTCCAGCGCTTCCTCAGCCTGTGTATCACGCTCGTGGTGTTGGTGCCCATCCTGGCGATCTTCGGCCACTACCCCCGCTGGGAGTGGCTGCTGATGATCCCGCTGCTCGCGCTGTACACGCTGTTCAACACCGGCATCGCGTTCATCACCGCCCGCCTGACGGTGCACGTCGCGGACCTGACGCAGCTGCTGCCGTTCGTCAGCCGCATCATCTTCTACACCTCCGGTGTGCTGTTCAACGTCAAGACGATCCTCGAGCATCACCATGCGATCCTGGCGCTGTACGACTACCACCCGATCTACCAGGTGCTCCAGATCTCGCGGAGCATCCTCGTGGAGAGCGGCAGCTACCCCCTGCACTACTGGCCGATGCTCGCCGGCATCTCCGTGGCGACCCTCGTGGTGGGAGTGCTGTTCTTCTGGAGCGCCGAGGAGCGTTATGGTCGCGATTGA